The nucleotide window GCAGGTGTGGGGCGGTAATCTCTTCAGAGTGGTTTAACTTGATAAATGAAAATGAATGCCGATTTTGGGCAGCCAGTTCTCAGGGTTTGCGCTGCGCAGGTGAATGGGGGAGTGCAAGCTCGTTGTTTGCGGTCTCCATGGACACCGCCCGCGCGGCGCCAGGTTGACAGCCGTCAGGGACTTCATGAATGGGTGACGTCATGGCACTGGCGCCTGCCAGTCTGCTTCGGCTTGTTTGGACAATCTGGGGAAGATTCAGTTCAGAGCAGAGCAATGCTATTTCAATGCCGCACTCACACACACCGCCCAGCGCACAGTGGGAACATGTGAAAGAATCTGTAAAATGATTCATTGGAAGACTAATTTAAGAGGAACGGGAGGATTTAGGCTTAATGTGTGAAATATGCAATTTGTAAATTGAAAGAGATTTATTGCATAGGCTAAGCTATGTGGATCCATGAGATTCGTGTTCTCATGAAATGCAAGTTTTAATAGATTTTAACTTTTTTAATTCTACAATTCAAGTCATACGATACAATACTACAAAATACTACAAAATACtgctaaattgctaaattgtaattacttcgccactattggcctatttattgccttacctccttacttcatttgcacacactgtatacagatttttctattgtgttattgactgtacgattgtttatcccatgtgtaactctgtgttgttttttttatcgcattgctttgctttttcttggccaggtcgcagttgtaaatgagaatttgttctcaactggcctacctggttaaataatggtgaaataaaataaaaatcaagcAGCCAAATTAGATGATTCCTTTGCCTATATTGGATACGCTTTGTTGAAAGGCCATATGATGATGCAACTTTAGTTTATAATAAGATTTTATATTATTATGCACTTTTCCATTTGGTAAAAACGTAATATTTCTACTTaagcaaataaaaaaaataagcacTTTGATTTGGGGTAAGAAATTATTATGCACAGCTGGAATGAGCAGAATGCTTAGGTTGGCTACTCTATTTCATCGAGATTATAAAAGAActggaatttaaaaaatataaagaaATCACCAATAAAAAAACTATATTGTTGTGACAGGTCTGGCCATTTACCGTATGATTGAGTTCAATCGGTCTACTCAGTTAAGGCTACAATTAAAAACCTATTCATGTAGTAATTGCAGCATTCTTCATGAATATGCCCCCCACCCATGTCTCCGGGCGGTCTCTACACCTGCAGAGTCCGCGGGCGACGGACAGCTGGGTTCCCACACAGGACACCATGAAAAAAAAGCACACATTTGTTTCCATTTGTAACACCATCATTTAGCAGATTGTAAAGATTGATAACACCCGGTCTCTATTGGTAGAGAGAAGACTGGAAACCCGCCCCTCTCTTGCAGCTGGGAGTTTCTCATTGGTCCAACCCTTCAAATGTTCCCGCTTTGGTCACTCCCCGAACCCTCTGGAAAGATAAATTCAGCCTGAGTTCACCTCCGCCACAAACTGTCAAGTAGGCTACAAACTTAACGTTTGAAACGCTCACGAGGATATCACATGAACTTTTCTAACAGAACTAGCAGGTATTTacctattttttgttgttgtacattGTAGCAGAAATATTTAGCCTATATTTTTGCTTTTCAAGACGACAAAATAAGAAAATGAAAGTTGTCGGATCTACCTGCGCCCTGAAAAACACTGAGGATGTGGTTCGTTGTCTCTCGGAGCAGAGTATGACCATCTCCAAGTGTAAGATCCCACTGTTGGACGAGCAGATGAGTGTATTTCTGCAGGACATGAACAGCTGCTACAGCAAACTAAAGGAGCTGGTGCCCACTCTGCCAGCCAACAAGAAAGCCAGTAAGATGGAGATTCTGCAGCATGTCATCGATTATATCTGGGACCTGCAGGTCGAGCTGGACACACCGGGCAAGCAGCAGATCTCCGGTGCAACCCGCACTCCTCTGACAACCCTCAATGCAGAACtcgccagcatctctgtggaggTATGTATACAAAACAATTGCAGCAAATGTATTGTTGCCATAGGCCTGTTACAGATTCAAGGGTAAAATGAGACCCCTGCATATTCCTGTGCTAAAATCAAGTTCTGTGTCAAACTTACCATTATCCATTACTCTTATTTTTCACAGAACGGATGCGCTGATGACAGAATTCTCTGCCGTTGATCAAGGAAGCAACAGAACGAATCATTAGCAGAAAGAACGATGTTGCCAGCCATGCATGACATGTCGTCGCATCTTATGTCTTACATCCAGCAGTGGAACGACGTGGAAGTCCATGATGTGCATAGATAGACATTCAGGAGTTGAAACTACGAAGTGTCAGGTCAGCGGCGCTGTCCCCAAGCAGCCACAGGTGTCCTGCTGTCGCCATGAAGACAAGTGTGCTGGTCGACCTGAGGATGACAATCAACAACAATGCATCCTAACCCAACGAGCTCTTAGATGTTGATACATGTTGGACTTTATGTGAAAGAATCTTTCATTCCATGTTCGATTTCTATTTTCTGTATTTTGTTCGTCATACCtagaaaatatgtatatattttttgcaaaaaaaaagtaAATTTCTCAGATTGAGCTATATTTGTATTGTATATTACAATGATGCAGATGTGATCCCAATATTGTTTTTATAACAATGTACTTATGGTGTTTTTATTAAAACAGATATGGTAGATGACTGTTTCCTGCTCCTTTTTCTTCATTCTTTAGTTTGAAACTTGTGAATAAACACACACGTTGATAGCTGTAGCCTTCTACCTTGGTTTAACTTTTAACAGTTACATTTCCACACAGAGCGTCGTTTTAGTAGGCATGGAAAATTACAATGAGTTCAATCAACAGAACCATGTATTTGGATCTACTAAGCAACCAAATCATGACAACAGTATGTTGTTGACCATGCACGATGAAGGTGATGACAATTATTGCATTGACACAAGTTTAATTTGTCGCGTTCAGTTTCCAGCAGGTATAAACGGTACAGCGAAATGTTTACTTGCAAATTTCCTCAAAAGTGCCGTACAAATATCAATATAATTAAAGGCAAAAGTAATCAAGTATGAGTAAAACATTTGTCCTTCTGACAACTCACTGCCATATTGAATCGATGGATATTTACTCACACTAATTCAGAGTATGACAACGTTAATGAGATACATATATGCTTAATGTTACTTACACAGCTTATAACACTTGTATATTATCCAAACTATTCTAAAATTAATACGTGAGCATACAACATAAGCTAATCTATTCAGGTTTCTATAATATACCTACACCGTTGTGTACCTCTATAGGCCTACTTATAATTTAACTATAAAACTGCCTAATTGAAATAACCTACCAAGGCATTCAGCATAGCCCTCAAAAGTGGTTAATGTATATTAATGATATATACAGAATGATTTTGGTTTAGATTATGATAATTATTCATTTTCAACATTATCCAATATTATTTATGTTCTCATATTCACAGTTATTATAACTTTAGCCTACTATTCacgatcgctctctctctctctcacacacacacacagcgagtcTCCTTTCTTGGCTGCGATCCCGGCCCATCTGCAGCCTGGCTCACGGATTACTGTTTGTTAATGTTTCAATCAGCTGTGCGCCGAGGAATGTGAGGCTATTTAACCTGAACTTCCCCAGGTGTGCGGCGGCGCCGCTCAGTCTGGGCCCGCCTGCCCTTTCCTGCCCTTGGCACGATGCTATCACATAAACACAATCCCACACTGACTCGGCTTTAAAACATTAGCGCCGCAGCTGTGCACACTGCACTGCAGGGGATTTAGAGCCGCGTTACATCTGGGAGAGGAAATAAATACAACTGTTGAATAGAGCCTACTATCTACCATAGATTTGTCCTGAGTCTCCTGAGCTATTTTAACTTGTGTTACTGAAATCCATGAATGAGGCATGAACATGAGAAACTAATGTGTTATTATAATGTATTGTGGTAAAAAGCTGAAACGGAAAAATAAACCGTATAAATGACTTGTCATCTCGTTTTACTGTATAATATCAATAGTAGGCATAGCCAATTACAACTGAACCTTGTTAGTTTATGTAATGCCAACCATGAGACTTTGGTAATGAATGTTCATTTTACACTTGGCATAACTGTTTACTCTTTGTAGGCTATAATATTACCCTGTTGGATATGAACATAACTAAGAAATAGAGCCAATTATCAATCTAAAATAAAAAGCAATGTGGCATTAAAACTAAATCATTATACATTTTTCAATACATCTGACATGCAGGTCCTCTCTTCAATAGTATTTTTTCTCTGTTCAATAGTAATTTTATCATACGACCGTATTATGAGTAGTCCTATTCAATAGTGTCTATTCCATTGTATTTAATTCTACTGTGCTGAAGTCTGATGAAGCAAGAAGACGCAAGGTCATATAGCGCTCTCTTGTGATGATACATGGATCGTACAGGCAGCCCCTTATCTTCTTTCCATAGCCAATCATTTGGTAATAAAGTGAGTGATACAATGTATCGAGTCTAGACTGGACACAGTGCAACATCGTAACCGTAAGCAGGGGCATGCGGCTACCCCAGAGCTCCAGACATGCCCTCTGTCCAGTTTGTGTGCACGAAGAGGGCCTCAAATATGGAATGCCCTGTCTAAATGTAGCCTGGTGTATCCAAGTCACATATACACATTTTAGACCTACTTTACCTCAGTTTGTGCACAttcaaaataatacatttaaaaaactatATTGTTATAGCAAGCCTATCAAAGTATTGTATCAAAGATCTCTGGGTGAAAGCGCATCCCGGTTGGATAACCGTTTTACCAGTGATAGGGGCGCTGTTCTCTGTCCTGCTTGCAGTTTTCTGTTATTGAAAGAGGACAACAGCATGGGGGAAGCCGAGGTTGTTCCAGCCGACGAAAAACAGGCAGACTCGGGGATCAGTCACATCGAAGACTCGGTGGTATGGAGTCAAGAAGTCGAGGTGTGCCTGTTCCATGCAATGCTAGGTCACAAACCCGTAGGTAAGAatataaagttagctagctaaccgtaTGGTAGCTTGCTAACtcaacgttagctaacgagccgtGTGTTGATCGTGTAGGCCTGAAAGCCCCAGGTTGTAGTGGAGACGTGACGCAGAAAACGAGACAAGAGCCCGCCACCCACAATCACAACAAACCCACCAAcaagttagctagccagcttaTTCACAGCTAGTTATCTACTCATAGCCAGACAATGACACATCTCAATGAACTCACACAATCAGTTACAattttagcttgctagctagctaaacatctGCATGTTCTCAAAGTGTGTTGGTCAAATGTATTCACTGAGATAGCGTTCGGTAGCAAGCCAATTGAACTTCCGGTCTGACATACACATCTGGAAATCATAACACAAACAGCTTCTCTTCCCAAAATCAAATGctttgccttttttttttttttttttttttttttaacctgtcGTTAGCTTATTGTACTAGCTAAAGAAGAAGTAAACTAGCTATCTCTAGTTTTACTTTTGGCCAACATTGTTCATTGTTATGATCCATAACTAGATTTGAATGGTCTGACTATAGAATATTGAATCAGATTGTCAACCTACCACTTGGTCCGGAATTTCTTTCTGTAGGGGTAAATCGTCACTTTCACATGATCTGCATCCGGGATAAATTCAGCCAGAATATTGGGAGGCAAGTGTCATCAAAGGTGATCTGGGACCACCTGGGAACTATGTATGACATGTCAGCCTTGGTGAGTAAAGCATCATGATCGTTGTCTGGCATTTGTAATAGATTGTTATAGATTCACAGTCAGCCTTAATCTTTGTTTTTATGTAACACTGAACACTAATGATAAAGTCA belongs to Salvelinus alpinus chromosome 28, SLU_Salpinus.1, whole genome shotgun sequence and includes:
- the LOC139557286 gene encoding DNA-binding protein inhibitor ID-1-like, with the translated sequence MKVVGSTCALKNTEDVVRCLSEQSMTISKCKIPLLDEQMSVFLQDMNSCYSKLKELVPTLPANKKASKMEILQHVIDYIWDLQVELDTPGKQQISGATRTPLTTLNAELASISVENGCADDRILCR